A genomic region of Desulfosarcina ovata subsp. ovata contains the following coding sequences:
- a CDS encoding ISL3 family transposase translates to MKLLPYITSFVKDAAKSVKRISQQEFTSVADNTLTELLGIATLFVTMYALRREGDEDVLHLRCAHREEVALCPHCGALSTKVHQEEPRCVRHLDVWGKKTFLHFLSRRFECDQCGKVFTEELPFVDSHRRQSSAFEMRVYQSCLTSTRKDVAKREGLSQSTVKEIFNRLAALKKSVGVDGLTRVLGIDEISLKKRHKQFVLVISDISRKCILAVLPDREKQTLENWIESLSDQQKKAIRFVSIDMWAPYYQAACNKLPHAKVVVDRFHVMKQLNHRLTQLRTRFQRQCDPETQKILKGSRWLIVRNRSELSTKQADHLDQILELCPDLRALYLLKEEFRTIFEKVRCREKAARFLDVWCLKAERTGDKYLSKFCKTLKNWREQILNYFIERITNGFVEGTNNSLRAIIRMAFGYRNFNNFRIRVLAGLGDFHTNPR, encoded by the coding sequence ATGAAACTACTGCCGTACATAACATCATTTGTAAAGGACGCCGCAAAGTCCGTGAAACGAATTAGCCAGCAGGAATTCACAAGTGTCGCAGATAACACATTGACAGAATTGCTGGGCATAGCGACCTTGTTCGTTACTATGTATGCCCTTCGTCGCGAAGGGGATGAAGACGTGCTGCATCTTCGATGTGCCCATCGTGAAGAGGTTGCTTTGTGTCCCCATTGTGGGGCTCTTTCAACAAAAGTTCATCAGGAGGAGCCTCGTTGCGTACGACATTTGGATGTTTGGGGTAAAAAGACCTTTTTGCATTTCCTGTCCCGCCGTTTCGAATGTGATCAATGTGGTAAGGTTTTCACCGAGGAATTACCATTCGTTGATTCCCATCGTAGGCAATCTTCTGCTTTTGAGATGCGTGTCTATCAATCTTGCCTTACCAGTACACGTAAGGATGTTGCTAAACGTGAGGGGTTAAGCCAATCCACGGTTAAAGAGATCTTCAATCGTCTCGCGGCATTGAAAAAGAGTGTTGGCGTTGACGGCCTGACCCGGGTGCTGGGAATCGATGAAATTTCGCTTAAAAAACGCCACAAGCAATTCGTTCTCGTGATTTCGGATATTTCCAGAAAGTGCATTCTCGCAGTGCTGCCTGACAGGGAGAAACAGACACTGGAAAATTGGATCGAATCGCTGAGTGATCAACAAAAAAAGGCGATCCGATTTGTTTCCATCGATATGTGGGCGCCCTATTATCAAGCCGCTTGCAACAAGCTTCCCCATGCCAAGGTGGTGGTCGACCGGTTCCATGTGATGAAACAACTCAACCACCGTCTGACCCAACTTCGAACCAGATTTCAAAGGCAGTGCGATCCTGAAACACAAAAGATACTCAAGGGTAGCCGTTGGCTCATCGTGCGTAACCGATCCGAATTGTCGACAAAGCAAGCTGATCACTTGGATCAAATATTGGAATTGTGTCCTGATCTTCGCGCATTGTACCTTTTAAAGGAGGAGTTCCGCACGATTTTTGAGAAAGTCAGATGCAGAGAAAAGGCAGCCCGATTTCTTGATGTATGGTGTTTGAAGGCCGAACGTACAGGTGATAAATATCTTTCAAAGTTCTGTAAGACCTTGAAGAACTGGCGAGAGCAGATCTTAAATTACTTCATCGAAAGAATTACAAATGGGTTCGTTGAAGGTACCAATAATTCCCTCAGGGCTATTATACGCATGGCATTCGGCTACAGAAATTTCAACAACTTTAGGATACGGGTACTCGCAGGATTAGGTGATTTTCACACTAATCCGCGATGA
- a CDS encoding sigma-54 interaction domain-containing protein has translation MSVCALSQQLHIKDAVDAMCDGFFVLDHRGIVVFWNRSMENLTGYTADMVIGKPCAHLQCNTCFGRKCPEGIHECGILEKNGKVVKECTLRHRDGHEIPVIKNASVVFDDNASMIGVVETVTDLTALHRMRLKATVADRRNGVCDHLVGKSKTMQAICRLIESAGTSDVTVLIQGESGTGKELVASAIHAASSRRENQMVVVNCAALPENLLESELFGHVRGAFTGAANHRIGRFESADKGTIFLDEVGELPAHIQVKLLRVLQEREIQRVGENVNRRVDIRVIAATHQDLPQLVHAGKFREDLYYRLKVFPLQIPPLRQRKSDIPPLIDHFIEKEKRRSPTKLVSGVTHQALRRLMDYLWPGNVRELENAIKHAFVLHNGPYIQIDDLPVEIQRPGASLKNLDGWVCVPLQQGRKPNRQQLLELLAATDWNKARVARELGVSRTSIWKYMKKYDGSSRNSVIPRYTGTFYWTSGTACDYM, from the coding sequence ATGAGCGTTTGCGCATTATCACAGCAGCTGCATATTAAGGACGCTGTCGATGCCATGTGTGATGGTTTTTTTGTTCTGGACCACCGGGGCATCGTCGTCTTCTGGAATCGCTCGATGGAAAACCTCACCGGTTATACGGCCGATATGGTGATCGGAAAGCCCTGCGCCCACCTGCAATGCAACACTTGTTTCGGTCGAAAATGCCCGGAAGGGATCCATGAATGCGGGATTCTGGAAAAAAACGGGAAAGTGGTCAAGGAGTGTACCCTGCGGCATCGTGACGGCCATGAGATACCGGTCATCAAAAATGCATCCGTGGTCTTTGATGACAATGCATCAATGATCGGCGTTGTCGAAACGGTTACCGATCTTACCGCTTTGCACCGGATGCGGTTGAAGGCGACGGTGGCCGATCGCCGCAACGGCGTCTGCGACCATCTCGTCGGAAAGAGCAAGACGATGCAGGCCATCTGCCGGCTGATCGAGTCGGCCGGCACCAGCGATGTCACGGTTTTGATCCAGGGTGAAAGCGGAACCGGAAAAGAACTGGTCGCATCGGCAATTCATGCCGCCAGCAGCCGCCGGGAAAACCAAATGGTTGTTGTCAACTGTGCGGCCTTGCCCGAAAACCTTCTTGAAAGCGAGCTTTTCGGTCATGTCAGGGGCGCCTTTACCGGTGCGGCGAATCATCGCATCGGACGTTTCGAATCCGCCGACAAGGGAACGATTTTTCTCGATGAGGTTGGAGAGCTTCCTGCTCACATCCAGGTCAAATTGCTGCGAGTGCTTCAGGAACGGGAAATCCAGCGCGTGGGCGAAAACGTTAATCGGCGCGTGGACATCCGTGTGATTGCGGCGACCCACCAGGACCTCCCGCAGTTGGTGCACGCGGGAAAATTCCGGGAAGATCTGTACTACCGGCTGAAGGTATTTCCGCTCCAGATACCGCCCCTGAGACAACGCAAAAGCGACATCCCACCGTTGATCGACCACTTCATCGAAAAGGAAAAACGCCGTTCCCCCACCAAACTGGTGTCGGGTGTCACCCACCAGGCCCTCAGGCGACTGATGGATTACCTGTGGCCGGGCAACGTCCGTGAGCTGGAAAACGCCATCAAGCACGCATTCGTGCTCCACAATGGCCCCTATATTCAAATCGATGACCTTCCCGTCGAAATTCAGCGTCCCGGAGCCTCCCTAAAAAACTTAGACGGCTGGGTCTGCGTGCCGCTTCAGCAAGGCCGGAAACCGAATCGGCAGCAACTGCTCGAGTTGCTCGCGGCGACGGACTGGAACAAAGCCCGAGTTGCCCGGGAACTGGGCGTGAGCCGTACATCCATATGGAAGTATATGAAAAAATATGATGGATCATCGCGGAATAGTGTGATTCCGAGATATACAGGTACATTTTACTGGACATCAGGAACTGCTTGTGACTATATGTAA
- a CDS encoding ATP-binding cassette domain-containing protein, with the protein MVTEKPLFSWILKRYRAAQVALLILMLASIVLRILPLEFQKRIVNTAIADGNTPLLIRYCILFLLALIIAGGLKYVGNVAEKWIGLKLTEEIRNRLFTHVLTLPMGYFRHTAPGTVITALTAELSAVSFFLGGALVVPITSLLTFLLFFAYMVYLEPYLALITLIIYPFEVAIVPQLQKRMNQLNVRRIHVVRQMSNQIGESVAGIHEIHGNASFRLEANRFAAESAGLTEIVKRTFVLKYGVKFLNNIFQHLGPFFLFLVGGYLAIEGRFSLGALVAFLSAHEKLYDPWKEILEYYQNYQDANVRYRRVMAQFDRQPDFVLNGASPPAQQFAGNIRVQGLSYSIGSHVHLLSDVNMNVRHGELVALVGPSGSGKSTLAMLIGQQYRYRRGSIRIDHQELSDLNKRDISSNIGFVAQHPFIFSGTIRDNLCYSRRALREADASGHARKLPTTSELLDVVYQVGLTDDILRFGLHAKLAPDDEDNLAAPIVELRRLLRREADASIQGLIESYDVHRYLAYGSIYENIVFGRPLDPAYGIDTVAGHPVFVDFLYAQGIYTQLVDLGFQIARATVQLLEGVQPEALFFASSPMSLDEFERYRDIIDHHNVQRERPVWQEEDEKALLTLALRFVPGRHKMIALPAQLKRLLLAARNAFLVQIGNIDPSVCESDGAMGTVNHAAASINRPSAPFAFYCPNDLIYMAPIIENIVFGKAISDDPAERAELDGIVFKLLRTQKVTESIVAMGLGFDVGSKGDRLSGGQRQKLALARALLKYPSVLILDEATASLDNMSQAQIQRLLETQMRSKTTVIAVIHRLDLLPGYDQVVVLEGGRITESGTYDELIHRKGALYDLIQSH; encoded by the coding sequence ATGGTAACCGAAAAGCCGTTGTTTTCCTGGATCCTGAAGCGATACCGGGCGGCGCAGGTCGCTCTTCTGATCCTGATGCTGGCGAGTATCGTGCTGCGCATCCTGCCCCTTGAATTTCAGAAACGGATTGTCAATACGGCCATTGCCGATGGGAATACCCCTCTCCTTATCCGCTATTGTATTTTATTTCTGCTCGCCCTGATCATCGCGGGGGGGTTGAAATACGTGGGTAACGTGGCCGAAAAATGGATCGGCCTGAAGCTGACCGAGGAGATTCGCAACCGGCTTTTCACCCATGTGCTGACCTTGCCCATGGGCTATTTTCGGCATACGGCACCCGGCACCGTCATTACCGCCCTGACCGCCGAACTCAGCGCGGTCAGCTTTTTTTTGGGCGGTGCGTTGGTGGTTCCCATCACCAGCCTTCTAACGTTCTTGCTTTTTTTCGCCTATATGGTTTATCTTGAGCCGTATCTGGCATTGATCACATTGATCATTTACCCGTTTGAAGTCGCCATCGTGCCGCAACTCCAAAAACGGATGAACCAGCTGAATGTCAGGCGGATTCATGTGGTTCGCCAGATGAGCAACCAGATCGGTGAATCGGTGGCCGGGATACACGAAATCCATGGCAATGCGAGTTTTCGCTTGGAGGCCAACCGATTTGCGGCCGAGAGCGCGGGCCTGACGGAGATTGTCAAACGCACCTTCGTCCTGAAATACGGTGTTAAATTCCTGAACAATATTTTTCAGCACCTGGGGCCGTTCTTCCTTTTCCTGGTCGGCGGCTATCTTGCCATCGAGGGGCGATTTTCGCTGGGGGCCCTGGTCGCCTTTCTCTCGGCCCACGAAAAGCTGTATGACCCGTGGAAGGAGATATTGGAATACTATCAAAATTATCAGGACGCCAACGTCCGCTATCGACGGGTCATGGCGCAGTTCGACCGCCAGCCGGACTTCGTGTTGAACGGCGCGTCGCCACCCGCCCAACAATTTGCCGGCAATATACGGGTTCAGGGCCTCAGCTATTCCATCGGCAGCCACGTTCACCTGTTGAGTGATGTCAATATGAACGTCCGGCACGGCGAACTTGTGGCGCTGGTCGGCCCTTCGGGCAGTGGAAAAAGCACCCTGGCGATGCTAATCGGCCAGCAATACCGTTACCGACGGGGCAGCATCCGCATCGATCATCAGGAGTTGAGCGATCTGAACAAACGCGATATCAGCAGCAATATCGGATTTGTTGCCCAGCATCCGTTCATTTTCAGCGGCACGATCCGGGATAATTTGTGTTACAGCCGCCGAGCCCTGAGGGAAGCGGATGCATCAGGTCATGCCCGGAAGTTGCCAACAACGTCCGAGCTTCTGGATGTCGTGTATCAGGTGGGGTTGACTGACGACATCCTGCGTTTCGGATTGCACGCAAAGCTGGCGCCGGACGACGAAGACAATCTGGCAGCGCCCATCGTCGAACTGCGGCGTTTGTTGCGCAGGGAAGCGGACGCAAGCATCCAGGGACTGATCGAATCCTACGACGTTCACCGGTATCTGGCGTATGGCAGTATCTATGAGAATATCGTTTTTGGGCGCCCTTTAGATCCGGCCTATGGAATCGACACGGTTGCCGGACATCCGGTCTTTGTCGATTTTCTTTACGCCCAGGGGATCTATACCCAACTTGTTGATTTGGGATTTCAAATTGCCCGGGCAACCGTACAACTGCTGGAAGGTGTCCAGCCGGAGGCGCTTTTTTTCGCCTCCAGTCCCATGTCCCTGGACGAGTTCGAGCGCTATCGGGACATCATCGACCACCACAACGTTCAGCGGGAACGCCCCGTCTGGCAGGAAGAAGATGAAAAGGCGCTTTTAACGCTCGCCTTGCGCTTCGTGCCCGGCCGCCATAAAATGATTGCCTTGCCGGCACAATTAAAACGTCTGTTGCTTGCGGCGCGCAACGCCTTTCTGGTTCAAATCGGAAACATCGATCCATCGGTATGCGAATCCGATGGCGCAATGGGCACCGTGAACCATGCCGCTGCGTCCATCAATCGCCCGTCGGCGCCATTTGCCTTTTATTGCCCGAATGACCTGATTTATATGGCACCGATCATCGAGAATATTGTGTTCGGAAAAGCCATCTCCGACGATCCCGCTGAGCGGGCGGAACTGGATGGCATCGTCTTCAAACTGCTCAGAACCCAAAAGGTCACCGAATCCATCGTTGCCATGGGACTTGGCTTTGACGTCGGCTCCAAGGGAGATCGCCTGTCCGGTGGGCAGCGACAAAAGCTGGCTCTGGCCAGGGCGCTGTTGAAATACCCGTCGGTTCTGATTCTGGACGAAGCCACCGCCAGCCTGGACAATATGTCCCAGGCCCAAATTCAGCGGCTGCTGGAGACCCAAATGCGTTCGAAGACAACCGTCATTGCGGTGATCCATCGGCTGGATCTCCTGCCGGGGTATGACCAGGTCGTGGTATTGGAGGGCGGCAGGATTACCGAATCGGGAACTTACGACGAACTCATCCATCGCAAAGGGGCATTGTATGACCTTATCCAAAGCCACTGA
- a CDS encoding Crp/Fnr family transcriptional regulator, whose protein sequence is MTLSKATEPGIDAPENVKPELLENFDLLRILPAFAGLSYKILQLYAYLARRKTYEAGASIFESGQPATRAYIVRQGRVQLYITRGSRETGLQILEQQGFFGYMALLAGFQWPIGARALVRTELLTLDRDRFKQLVHQFPEESMQVVEKLVQLKMHRMQQHMETLMQSANDERQQLLFFRMENDY, encoded by the coding sequence ATGACCTTATCCAAAGCCACTGAACCGGGTATTGATGCTCCTGAAAACGTGAAACCCGAGCTTTTGGAAAATTTTGATCTGCTGCGCATCCTACCGGCATTTGCCGGACTGTCGTATAAAATCCTGCAGCTCTATGCTTATCTGGCCCGCCGCAAGACGTACGAAGCCGGTGCCTCCATTTTCGAGTCGGGGCAGCCGGCCACGCGTGCCTACATTGTGCGCCAGGGGCGGGTTCAATTGTACATCACCCGAGGTTCCCGTGAAACCGGGCTTCAGATTCTGGAACAACAGGGTTTTTTCGGTTATATGGCCCTGTTGGCAGGTTTCCAATGGCCGATTGGTGCCAGGGCCCTTGTGCGGACGGAACTGCTCACCCTGGACCGGGATCGGTTCAAGCAATTGGTCCATCAATTTCCCGAGGAAAGCATGCAGGTGGTTGAGAAGCTGGTCCAATTGAAAATGCATCGCATGCAGCAGCACATGGAGACGCTGATGCAAAGTGCCAACGATGAGCGGCAACAGCTGTTGTTTTTCCGAATGGAAAACGATTATTAA
- a CDS encoding ABC transporter permease — MEKSTDSGAIRIDRQVVLPFDKSLSIAFQSIRVRFFRSLITTLNLVLAVAFLCFVSLTTDIANGLLASGEPGLRQALINSGYDLSPEETHVGASPKQRWILILSLLVCVVGIVNAQLMAVTERFREIGTMKCLGALNRFILKLFLLEAAMQGLAGALVGALCGGLFALLHGLVRFNLPAMAWLPAGAVLRSVAVSVAIGCGLNLLGAFYPALVAARMQPVAAMRVDQ, encoded by the coding sequence ATGGAAAAATCCACAGACAGCGGCGCTATCCGCATTGATCGTCAGGTTGTGCTCCCCTTTGATAAATCCTTGTCCATCGCTTTTCAGAGTATCCGGGTTCGGTTTTTCCGTTCGCTGATCACAACCCTCAATCTGGTGCTGGCAGTCGCTTTCCTATGTTTCGTCAGCCTCACCACCGATATTGCCAATGGCCTTCTGGCCTCCGGTGAGCCGGGATTGCGCCAAGCGTTGATCAACAGCGGCTATGATTTGTCGCCGGAGGAAACCCATGTGGGCGCCAGCCCCAAGCAGCGCTGGATCCTCATTCTGTCGCTTCTGGTCTGTGTGGTGGGCATCGTCAACGCCCAGCTCATGGCGGTTACCGAAAGATTCCGTGAAATCGGCACCATGAAATGCCTTGGCGCCCTGAACCGGTTCATATTGAAGCTGTTTCTTTTGGAGGCTGCCATGCAGGGTCTTGCCGGCGCGTTGGTCGGGGCGCTTTGTGGCGGACTTTTTGCCCTGTTACACGGTCTCGTGCGTTTCAATTTGCCGGCAATGGCATGGCTGCCGGCAGGTGCAGTGCTGCGATCGGTGGCGGTATCCGTTGCCATCGGCTGTGGGCTAAACCTTTTGGGCGCTTTTTATCCGGCTCTGGTTGCCGCCCGCATGCAACCGGTGGCGGCCATGCGGGTGGATCAATGA
- a CDS encoding ABC transporter ATP-binding protein, with the protein MADRKNIVRVSRVHKSFKMGAVSLEALKGVDLEIQAGHYISIMGPSGSGKSTLFNMIGGLDKPTSGKVFIDDIDIAQLDAYELAWLRCRKIGYIFQTFNLIPVMTALENVTLPMIFAGFGSEEAVAKGMELLSLVGLGDRFQHKPSELSGGQQQRVAVARSMANDPAIILADEPTGNLDLSTGEEIIALLKRLSAEKRVTVISATHDFKMLNVSDQVIWIRDGKVEKVEDREDLSISLGQIEDKQL; encoded by the coding sequence ATGGCAGACAGGAAAAACATCGTTCGCGTTTCCCGCGTCCACAAATCATTCAAGATGGGGGCGGTCTCCCTGGAGGCCCTCAAGGGCGTCGACCTTGAGATCCAGGCCGGACACTATATTTCCATCATGGGGCCCTCGGGCTCGGGCAAGTCCACCCTCTTCAATATGATCGGCGGACTGGATAAACCAACATCGGGCAAGGTCTTCATTGACGATATCGACATCGCCCAGTTGGACGCCTACGAGCTGGCTTGGCTGCGTTGCCGAAAAATCGGATACATTTTCCAGACCTTCAACCTGATTCCCGTGATGACGGCGTTGGAGAACGTCACCCTGCCGATGATTTTTGCCGGATTCGGCAGCGAAGAGGCCGTGGCCAAGGGAATGGAACTGCTCTCCCTGGTCGGTCTGGGCGATCGTTTCCAGCACAAACCCAGCGAGCTCAGCGGCGGGCAGCAGCAACGTGTCGCCGTGGCCCGCTCCATGGCCAACGACCCGGCCATCATTCTGGCGGATGAACCCACCGGTAACTTGGACCTTTCCACGGGAGAGGAGATTATCGCTCTGTTGAAGCGGCTTTCGGCCGAAAAAAGGGTTACCGTTATCTCCGCCACCCACGACTTCAAGATGCTGAACGTGTCCGACCAGGTGATCTGGATTCGTGACGGCAAAGTCGAAAAAGTCGAAGACCGCGAAGATCTCTCCATCTCCCTTGGCCAGATTGAAGACAAGCAATTGTAA